A single window of Achromobacter xylosoxidans DNA harbors:
- a CDS encoding MgtC/SapB family protein translates to MKNFENIQLLTLANTLISLATAFVLGSIVGFERQYRQRTAGLRTNALVAVGAAIFVDMAFRVGGPDGGARVISYVVSGVGFLGAGAIMREGGSIRGLNTAATLWGSAAIGACAGASLILEALAATAFVLAANTLLRPLVSHINRQPVDAQTTEVTTVIHVIAHVDQRQAAMTVLEDVLEAEQLPLSELKIDQFGENEVEIEAALSEASVDELDLDRVTARIAAAPGVRTAFWAARTV, encoded by the coding sequence ATGAAGAACTTCGAAAACATCCAGCTGCTGACGCTGGCCAATACCCTGATCAGCCTGGCGACGGCATTCGTGCTGGGCTCCATCGTCGGTTTCGAGCGGCAGTACCGCCAACGCACCGCGGGCCTGCGCACCAATGCGCTGGTGGCGGTGGGCGCCGCGATCTTTGTCGACATGGCCTTTCGCGTCGGCGGTCCCGACGGCGGCGCGCGGGTGATTTCCTACGTCGTGTCCGGCGTGGGATTCCTGGGCGCCGGCGCCATCATGCGCGAAGGCGGCAGCATCCGCGGCCTGAACACCGCCGCCACGCTATGGGGTTCGGCCGCCATCGGCGCCTGCGCCGGCGCCTCGCTGATCCTGGAGGCGCTGGCGGCCACCGCCTTCGTGCTGGCCGCCAACACGTTGCTGCGGCCGCTGGTCAGCCACATCAACCGCCAGCCGGTGGATGCGCAGACCACCGAAGTCACGACCGTGATTCACGTCATCGCGCACGTGGACCAGCGCCAGGCTGCCATGACCGTGCTAGAGGACGTGCTGGAGGCCGAGCAACTGCCCCTGTCCGAACTGAAGATCGACCAGTTCGGCGAGAACGAGGTCGAGATCGAGGCCGCGCTGAGCGAGGCATCGGTCGACGAACTGGACCTGGACCGCGTCACGGCCCGCATCGCCGCCGCCCCGGGCGTGCGCACCGCCTTCTGGGCCGCCCGCACCGTGTAG
- a CDS encoding DUF2946 family protein: MRPRFMPLARNAACLWLVLALFALKALVPPGFMPATPGGGTLIQLCSAAGPVWVAGPAKRGDAPDERHAAQAATCPMGAMLAAVALPSAPAALIAASALMTHPLAARAPPAVAEGSPPGPPLGARAPPAFPVPR, translated from the coding sequence ATGCGCCCCCGCTTCATGCCCCTTGCCCGCAACGCCGCCTGCCTTTGGCTGGTGCTGGCGCTGTTTGCGCTCAAGGCGCTGGTGCCGCCGGGCTTCATGCCCGCGACGCCGGGCGGCGGCACGCTGATCCAGTTGTGCTCGGCCGCCGGTCCGGTCTGGGTGGCCGGCCCCGCCAAGCGCGGCGACGCGCCCGACGAACGCCACGCGGCGCAGGCCGCCACCTGCCCCATGGGCGCCATGCTGGCCGCGGTGGCGCTGCCCTCCGCGCCGGCGGCGCTGATCGCGGCCAGCGCCCTCATGACCCATCCGCTGGCGGCGCGCGCGCCGCCGGCCGTGGCCGAAGGTTCCCCGCCCGGCCCGCCACTGGGCGCCCGCGCCCCGCCCGCTTTCCCGGTACCCCGCTGA
- a CDS encoding TonB-dependent receptor — MFHSPARTPRVLTRRLAVWATLACAPVAQAQSTPPSSSPPAASTPRDVATLPAIAVSADAPAPTLLEPASTGTLLGLRPFDTPASIEILDNEQLRARGAVTVTDAITQAAGLSAMRHPGNGGSSLSSRGFTDSNSVAQLYDGVRQFGGVGQTFLYDPWAVDRIEVLRGPASVLYGEGAIGGVVNVIPKKPTRGPIENEIQTTVGTHDTQRLGLGSGGALDDKWSYRLDISGNHTDSGLSLGDSRDFAVTAALRLDVSPDLNFTLTQAYAWQEPTRYFGTPLIDGRIDYGLRRQNYNVADSKIIYRDNRTELKAEWSPNPAARVRSRVYYIGSDRDYRDAENYTWQPASGLIQRSAYTDIRHDQQQVGTVTDAAFDGHLFGLANKVAVGFELNHASFKHTNNSPYSGTSLVDPYDVDHGRFINLAGTTPRYRNTADQYALFAEDRLMLTPGWSVLAGLRYDHIDLKRRDLVAGQTAFDTTFNNVGWRVGTVYDLLPTLSVYGQYAEAADPVGSLLLLSPANKDFELSKGRQVEVGLKQTFWDDKGQWTLAAYHIRKDHLVSRDPNDPALRIQVGKQSSRGLEATLGVELTPAWRVDLNAAVLRARYDDFSESVNGVAVSRAGNVPTDVPQRVANAWVSWKFAPQWTASAGLRYVGKRYADAANRLEMAGYTTTNLALQWEPRRDLSLALRAFNVFDRQYAETAYYNQTQWLLGEGRRVELSANYRF, encoded by the coding sequence ATGTTCCATTCCCCCGCCAGGACGCCGCGCGTCCTGACACGGCGCCTGGCCGTCTGGGCCACGCTCGCCTGCGCCCCCGTCGCGCAGGCGCAATCCACGCCTCCCTCTTCTTCACCCCCCGCTGCGTCCACGCCGCGCGACGTCGCCACCCTGCCCGCCATCGCCGTGTCCGCCGATGCTCCCGCGCCCACCCTGCTCGAGCCGGCCAGCACGGGCACGCTGCTGGGCCTGCGGCCTTTCGATACCCCGGCCAGCATCGAAATCCTGGACAACGAACAACTGCGCGCGCGCGGCGCGGTCACCGTCACCGATGCCATCACGCAGGCCGCCGGCCTCAGCGCCATGCGCCATCCCGGCAACGGCGGCTCGTCGCTGTCGTCGCGCGGTTTCACCGATTCGAACTCCGTTGCGCAGTTGTACGACGGCGTGCGCCAGTTCGGCGGCGTCGGCCAGACCTTCCTCTACGATCCCTGGGCAGTCGACCGCATCGAAGTCCTGCGCGGCCCGGCCTCGGTGCTGTATGGCGAGGGCGCCATCGGCGGCGTGGTCAACGTGATTCCCAAGAAGCCGACCCGCGGCCCGATCGAGAACGAAATCCAGACCACCGTCGGCACCCACGACACGCAGCGCCTGGGCTTGGGCAGTGGCGGCGCGCTCGATGACAAGTGGTCGTACCGGCTCGACATCAGCGGCAACCATACCGATTCCGGCCTCAGCCTGGGCGACTCGCGCGATTTCGCCGTGACCGCGGCGTTGCGCCTGGACGTCTCGCCCGACCTGAATTTCACGCTGACACAGGCCTACGCCTGGCAGGAGCCGACACGTTACTTCGGCACCCCGCTGATCGACGGCAGGATCGACTACGGCCTGCGGCGCCAGAACTACAACGTGGCCGACAGCAAGATCATCTACCGCGACAACCGCACCGAGCTGAAGGCCGAATGGTCGCCCAACCCGGCAGCCCGCGTGCGCAGCCGCGTCTACTACATCGGCAGCGACCGCGACTATCGCGACGCCGAGAACTACACCTGGCAACCCGCCAGCGGCCTGATCCAGCGCAGCGCGTACACCGATATCCGCCACGACCAGCAGCAGGTCGGCACGGTCACCGACGCCGCCTTCGACGGCCATCTCTTCGGCCTTGCGAACAAAGTGGCGGTCGGATTCGAGCTGAACCACGCCTCGTTCAAGCACACCAACAATTCGCCGTACTCGGGCACCTCGCTGGTGGATCCGTACGATGTCGACCACGGCCGCTTCATCAACCTCGCCGGCACCACGCCGCGCTACCGCAACACCGCCGACCAGTACGCCCTGTTCGCCGAAGACCGGCTGATGCTGACACCCGGCTGGTCGGTGCTGGCGGGCTTGCGCTATGACCACATCGACCTGAAGCGGCGCGACCTGGTGGCCGGCCAGACCGCCTTCGACACCACGTTCAACAATGTCGGCTGGCGCGTCGGCACGGTCTACGACCTGCTGCCCACCCTGTCCGTCTACGGCCAGTATGCCGAAGCCGCCGACCCGGTCGGCAGCCTGTTGTTGCTGTCGCCGGCGAACAAGGACTTCGAGTTGTCCAAGGGACGCCAGGTGGAAGTCGGCCTGAAGCAGACGTTCTGGGACGACAAGGGCCAGTGGACCCTGGCCGCCTACCATATCCGCAAGGATCACCTGGTGAGCCGCGATCCCAATGACCCCGCGTTGCGCATCCAGGTCGGCAAGCAGTCCTCGCGCGGCCTGGAAGCCACGCTGGGGGTCGAACTGACGCCGGCTTGGCGTGTCGACCTGAACGCGGCCGTGCTGCGGGCTCGCTATGACGATTTCAGCGAATCGGTCAACGGCGTCGCCGTGTCGCGCGCCGGCAATGTGCCGACCGACGTGCCGCAACGCGTGGCCAACGCCTGGGTCAGCTGGAAATTCGCGCCGCAATGGACCGCCAGCGCCGGCCTGCGCTACGTCGGCAAGCGCTACGCCGACGCCGCCAACCGGCTGGAAATGGCCGGCTACACCACCACCAACCTGGCCCTGCAATGGGAACCGCGCCGCGACTTGAGCCTGGCGTTGCGGGCATTCAACGTGTTCGATCGACAGTACGCCGAGACGGCCTACTACAACCAGACGCAGTGGCTGCTGGGCGAAGGCCGCCGGGTGGAATTGAGCGCGAACTACCGCTTCTGA
- a CDS encoding GMC family oxidoreductase, producing MAKTLPAVDVAIVGGGWTGAIIGKELAAVGQRVVVLERGEARWPSPDFQGPYVHDELKYTRRHELHQNAATETFTFRNNTDQKALPMRRWQFAYPGTHLGGAGNHWSGAYYRFDPTDFRLRSHYTERYGAKIFDPELTCQDWPLTYDELEPYFDRYDYLIGASGQAGNIKGQKQEGGNPFEPWRSRPYPNPPMKVPYAPALFGEAARQLGYHPYVQPSALCTRPYVNSEGLHMSACVYCGFCSNFGCEHFAKASPQVCILPVALKLPTFEIRTGAHVLRVELTPDKKRARGVTYVDAAGAEIFQPAEIVVLCAFGINNVRLLLLSGIGQPYDPVTDKGVVGRNYTHQTTSGVNLFFDESVNINPFMGAGAVAVTMDDFSADNFDHGPHGFVGGGYLQIQVVSGAPIGFHPTPKGTPAWGAEWKKAVKRYYNHAANITITGSAQPWRGGYLSLDPTYKDAWGLPLLRVTYDFPDNDIRMSAFLTERGDEIGRAMKGVTRTEPGPRKRPFSATAYQSTHLTGGAAMGNDPATSVVNRYGQSWDVPNVFVTGAALFPQNSGYNPTGTVGATAYWIVEKIKADYLRSPGRLVSS from the coding sequence ATGGCTAAGACGCTGCCCGCGGTGGATGTGGCGATCGTCGGCGGCGGCTGGACCGGCGCCATCATCGGCAAGGAGCTGGCGGCCGTCGGCCAGCGCGTGGTGGTGCTCGAGCGCGGCGAGGCGCGCTGGCCCTCGCCCGACTTCCAGGGCCCCTACGTCCATGACGAACTGAAGTACACGCGGCGCCACGAACTGCACCAGAACGCGGCGACCGAGACCTTCACCTTCCGCAACAACACCGACCAGAAGGCGCTGCCGATGCGCCGCTGGCAATTCGCCTATCCCGGCACCCACCTGGGTGGCGCCGGCAACCATTGGTCCGGCGCCTATTACCGCTTCGATCCCACCGATTTCCGTCTGCGCAGCCACTACACCGAACGCTACGGCGCGAAGATCTTCGATCCCGAACTGACCTGCCAGGACTGGCCGCTCACCTATGACGAACTGGAACCCTATTTCGACCGCTATGACTACCTGATCGGCGCTTCCGGCCAGGCTGGCAACATCAAGGGGCAGAAGCAGGAAGGCGGCAACCCGTTCGAGCCCTGGCGTTCGCGGCCCTACCCCAACCCGCCGATGAAAGTGCCGTACGCGCCGGCGCTGTTCGGCGAGGCCGCCAGACAGCTCGGCTATCACCCCTATGTGCAGCCGTCGGCGCTCTGTACCCGGCCCTACGTGAACAGCGAGGGGCTGCACATGAGCGCCTGTGTGTATTGCGGCTTCTGCTCCAACTTCGGCTGCGAACATTTCGCCAAGGCTTCGCCGCAGGTCTGTATCCTGCCGGTGGCGCTGAAGCTGCCGACCTTCGAGATCCGCACCGGGGCCCACGTGCTGCGGGTCGAACTGACGCCCGACAAGAAGCGCGCCCGCGGCGTGACCTACGTGGACGCGGCCGGCGCCGAGATCTTCCAGCCGGCCGAGATCGTGGTGCTGTGCGCCTTCGGCATCAACAACGTGCGCCTGCTGCTGCTGTCCGGCATCGGCCAGCCCTACGATCCGGTCACGGACAAGGGTGTGGTGGGGCGCAACTACACCCACCAGACCACCTCGGGCGTGAACCTGTTCTTCGACGAGTCGGTGAACATCAATCCGTTCATGGGCGCGGGCGCCGTGGCCGTCACCATGGACGACTTCAGCGCCGACAACTTCGATCATGGCCCGCATGGCTTTGTCGGCGGCGGCTATCTGCAGATCCAGGTGGTCAGCGGCGCGCCCATCGGCTTTCACCCCACGCCCAAAGGCACCCCGGCCTGGGGCGCCGAATGGAAGAAGGCGGTCAAGCGCTACTACAACCACGCCGCCAACATCACCATCACCGGCTCGGCCCAGCCGTGGCGCGGCGGCTACCTGAGCCTGGATCCGACCTACAAGGACGCCTGGGGCCTGCCGCTCCTGCGCGTCACCTACGACTTTCCCGACAACGACATCCGCATGTCGGCGTTCCTGACCGAGCGCGGCGACGAGATCGGCCGCGCCATGAAGGGCGTCACGCGCACCGAGCCCGGTCCTCGCAAGCGGCCGTTCTCCGCCACGGCGTACCAGTCCACCCATCTGACCGGCGGCGCCGCGATGGGCAACGACCCGGCCACCAGCGTGGTCAACCGCTACGGCCAATCCTGGGACGTGCCGAACGTCTTCGTCACGGGCGCAGCCTTGTTTCCGCAGAATTCGGGCTACAACCCCACGGGCACGGTAGGCGCCACCGCCTACTGGATCGTCGAGAAAATCAAGGCGGACTATCTGCGTTCGCCAGGGCGGCTGGTGTCATCATGA
- a CDS encoding c-type cytochrome — MIEHRNGILIAVALMVGVPAITLVATLHQMFGTGGEGPIRASAVQAPAAAAPAASPSPSPSTAAPTQAPRAAAGATPPASAAATPAAPAPVPGRGALDFSASRPVWEGYLRGADPEQGKQLAAAGKPAAGVQACVACHGQAGITPSGGIFPNLAGLTAEYIAKQLADFRQGTRKQPLMNTIAQGLSEQEIGQLAAYYGSLAGPPLHVGEAGGEAARKLDQVGDGTRALPACANCHGLRGLGEGPLLPRLAGQSKEYFADQINAFRNGSRQNDDVGVMRAFAQRLTDSEVEALGQYYAGTR, encoded by the coding sequence ATGATCGAACATCGCAACGGCATCCTGATCGCGGTGGCGCTGATGGTGGGCGTGCCCGCCATCACGCTGGTCGCCACCCTGCACCAGATGTTCGGCACTGGCGGCGAGGGCCCCATCCGGGCCAGCGCCGTCCAGGCCCCCGCGGCGGCGGCGCCGGCCGCATCGCCATCGCCATCACCATCGACAGCGGCGCCGACACAGGCCCCCCGCGCCGCGGCCGGCGCCACCCCGCCCGCCTCCGCCGCGGCAACGCCAGCCGCGCCCGCGCCGGTGCCCGGCCGCGGCGCGCTGGACTTCAGCGCGTCACGGCCGGTCTGGGAAGGCTATCTGCGCGGCGCCGACCCGGAACAGGGCAAGCAACTGGCCGCCGCCGGCAAGCCGGCCGCCGGCGTGCAGGCCTGTGTCGCCTGCCACGGCCAGGCCGGCATCACCCCCAGCGGCGGCATCTTCCCCAATCTCGCGGGACTGACCGCCGAGTACATTGCCAAGCAATTGGCCGATTTCCGCCAGGGCACGCGCAAGCAACCGCTGATGAACACTATCGCCCAAGGGTTGAGCGAGCAGGAGATCGGCCAGTTGGCGGCCTACTACGGCAGCCTGGCCGGGCCGCCACTGCACGTGGGCGAAGCCGGCGGCGAAGCGGCGCGCAAGCTGGACCAGGTTGGCGACGGCACCCGCGCCCTGCCCGCCTGCGCCAATTGCCATGGCCTGCGCGGCCTGGGCGAAGGCCCGCTGCTGCCCCGGCTGGCAGGCCAGTCCAAGGAATACTTCGCAGACCAGATCAACGCCTTTCGCAACGGATCGCGACAGAACGACGACGTCGGGGTGATGCGGGCGTTCGCGCAACGCCTGACCGACAGCGAGGTCGAGGCGCTGGGCCAGTATTACGCCGGCACGCGCTGA
- a CDS encoding EAL domain-containing protein codes for MTPTDEASTSSVVSDQEVAAMISGKDGLRVLLQPQVDLLTGRIVSAEALARWQHPKLGIVMPAEFVPAVNRLGLDRTLFERVAQRVIDMLQTMRRAGMAVPIAINAPASTLSDERAVEFLLGRIHAAELPASLLRVELTEDQPIKELEALRATLEKLEQAGCEVSLDDFGTGHASLKLLSAIPLSEVKIDQYFVTRMRRSAVAFEVLRTAAELATRMGWRVVAEGVENVADIPALRAAGCRYGQGYALGRPMPLDDLMTRLRVQRDRGEPLAAPATYASAWLDAFDPQDAEAGLPAHVTTQ; via the coding sequence ATGACGCCAACCGACGAGGCTTCCACAAGCTCGGTGGTGAGCGACCAGGAAGTCGCCGCCATGATTTCAGGCAAAGACGGCCTGCGGGTGTTGCTGCAACCGCAGGTCGACCTGCTGACCGGCCGCATCGTTTCGGCCGAGGCGCTGGCGCGCTGGCAGCATCCCAAGCTGGGCATCGTGATGCCCGCCGAGTTCGTGCCCGCCGTCAACCGGCTCGGGCTTGACAGGACGCTGTTCGAGCGGGTCGCGCAGCGCGTCATCGACATGTTGCAGACCATGCGGCGCGCCGGCATGGCGGTTCCCATTGCAATCAATGCCCCGGCGTCGACGCTGTCGGACGAGCGCGCGGTCGAATTCCTGCTGGGCCGCATCCATGCCGCCGAACTGCCGGCTTCGCTGCTGCGGGTCGAGTTGACCGAAGACCAGCCCATCAAGGAACTGGAGGCGTTGCGTGCGACCCTGGAAAAGCTGGAACAGGCCGGTTGCGAGGTCAGCCTGGACGATTTCGGCACCGGCCACGCCTCCCTGAAACTGCTGTCGGCCATTCCGTTGTCCGAGGTCAAGATCGACCAGTATTTCGTCACCCGGATGCGGCGCAGCGCGGTGGCGTTCGAGGTGCTGCGCACGGCCGCGGAACTGGCCACGCGGATGGGCTGGCGGGTGGTGGCCGAGGGCGTCGAGAACGTTGCCGACATTCCCGCCCTGCGGGCTGCCGGCTGCCGCTACGGGCAGGGCTACGCCCTGGGCCGGCCGATGCCGCTGGATGACCTGATGACGCGGTTGCGTGTCCAGCGCGACCGAGGCGAACCGCTGGCCGCGCCCGCCACCTATGCCTCGGCCTGGCTGGACGCCTTCGATCCGCAGGACGCCGAGGCCGGCCTGCCGGCGCACGTCACCACGCAATAA
- a CDS encoding gluconate 2-dehydrogenase subunit 3 family protein, with protein MDDQPVSGRRGLLKALAVGLPGAAWAPRPQAAPEPSPPAAEPPNRTLKFFNAQEAAAMDAIAARLIPADELGPGAKEAGVTQFLDGQLAGAWGAGEQFYRQGPFESGTPEQGYQLSFTPAEMFRRGLAALDAATRRQDGKPYAELDAARQDAWLHDMQAGKPDFSPLPSDVFFQALLDATIEGFFSDPLYGGNVDMVGWKLVGFPGAYASFSNDIERHGVIWAGRPVSIANARGHMGKPGDGHG; from the coding sequence ATGGACGACCAACCAGTTTCCGGACGGCGCGGATTGCTCAAGGCCCTGGCCGTGGGCCTGCCCGGCGCCGCGTGGGCCCCGCGGCCCCAGGCCGCGCCCGAGCCCTCCCCGCCCGCCGCCGAACCGCCGAACCGCACGCTCAAGTTCTTCAATGCGCAGGAAGCCGCTGCCATGGACGCGATCGCCGCGCGCCTGATTCCGGCGGACGAGCTCGGCCCGGGCGCCAAGGAAGCCGGCGTGACCCAGTTCCTGGACGGCCAGTTGGCGGGCGCCTGGGGCGCGGGCGAGCAGTTCTATCGCCAGGGGCCGTTCGAAAGCGGCACCCCCGAACAAGGCTACCAGCTGTCGTTCACGCCCGCCGAGATGTTCCGGCGCGGCCTGGCCGCGCTGGACGCCGCCACCCGCAGGCAGGACGGCAAGCCCTATGCCGAACTGGACGCCGCGCGCCAGGACGCCTGGCTGCATGACATGCAGGCCGGCAAGCCCGACTTTTCACCGCTGCCATCGGACGTGTTCTTCCAGGCGCTGCTGGACGCCACCATCGAAGGCTTCTTCTCCGACCCCTTGTACGGCGGCAATGTCGACATGGTGGGCTGGAAGCTGGTGGGCTTTCCAGGCGCCTATGCGTCATTTTCCAACGACATCGAGCGCCATGGCGTGATCTGGGCCGGCAGGCCCGTCTCCATCGCCAACGCGCGCGGCCACATGGGCAAACCGGGAGACGGCCATGGCTAA
- a CDS encoding TerC family protein, with product MIFDWMSDPTAWLGLATLVILEIVLGIDNLVFIAILADKLPPAQRNRARMIGLTLAMVMRLGLLASIAWVVTLTAPLFTVLGAEISGRDLILILGGLFLLFKGTMELHERVEGGSAHDSGQKPQHAVFWQVILQIVVLDAVFSLDSVITAVGMVQDLSIMMIAVVVAMAVMMLASRPLMGFVARHPTVVILCLGLLLMIGFSLVAEGLGFHVPKGYLYAAIGFSILIELCNQLARRNRAKGTHALGRRQRTAQAVLRLLRAGRGGHVPQQADEVVALVDSVGEEPAFAPEESSMIERVLAIGAHDVRAIMVARGDMVWLDVADTPDHIVRKFASGHSRLPLCAGDPANVLGVLHFKDLLALLRNPGPIDLVELAREPRYVMETTPVLKVLDELRASRDHMLIVVDEHGVCEGLVTPMDVLTAVAGELPEHAEAPPEALQLSDGSWLLDGRLALAEAARLLDAAELADDADDATLAGLLLRAEGRIPETGDVVAWRDWRFEVTRRDGLRIDQVHARKATDATAATGAA from the coding sequence ATGATTTTCGACTGGATGTCCGACCCGACCGCCTGGCTTGGCCTGGCGACGCTGGTCATTCTTGAAATCGTGCTGGGTATCGACAACCTGGTGTTCATCGCCATCCTGGCCGACAAACTGCCGCCGGCGCAGCGCAACCGCGCCCGCATGATCGGCCTGACGCTGGCCATGGTGATGCGCCTGGGCCTGCTGGCCAGCATCGCGTGGGTGGTGACGCTGACCGCGCCGCTGTTCACGGTGCTGGGCGCCGAGATCTCCGGGCGCGACCTGATTCTGATCCTGGGCGGCCTGTTCCTGCTGTTCAAGGGCACCATGGAACTGCATGAACGGGTCGAGGGCGGCAGCGCTCACGATTCCGGCCAGAAGCCGCAGCACGCGGTGTTCTGGCAGGTGATCCTGCAGATCGTGGTGCTGGACGCGGTGTTCTCGCTGGACTCGGTGATCACCGCGGTCGGCATGGTGCAGGACCTGAGCATCATGATGATCGCGGTGGTGGTGGCGATGGCCGTCATGATGCTGGCCAGCCGTCCGCTGATGGGCTTTGTCGCCCGCCATCCGACCGTGGTGATCCTGTGCCTGGGCCTGCTGCTGATGATCGGCTTCAGCCTGGTGGCCGAGGGCCTGGGCTTCCATGTGCCCAAGGGCTACCTGTACGCCGCGATCGGCTTCTCGATCCTCATCGAGCTGTGCAACCAGCTGGCGCGCCGCAACCGCGCCAAGGGCACGCACGCCCTGGGACGGCGCCAGCGCACCGCGCAGGCGGTGCTGCGGCTGTTGCGCGCCGGCCGTGGCGGCCACGTGCCGCAGCAGGCTGACGAAGTGGTGGCGCTGGTGGACAGCGTCGGCGAGGAACCGGCGTTCGCGCCGGAGGAAAGCTCGATGATCGAACGCGTGCTGGCCATCGGCGCGCACGACGTGCGCGCCATCATGGTGGCGCGGGGCGACATGGTCTGGCTGGATGTCGCCGACACACCCGACCATATCGTGCGCAAGTTCGCCTCGGGCCACTCGCGCCTGCCGCTGTGCGCCGGTGATCCGGCCAACGTGCTGGGCGTGCTGCACTTCAAGGACCTGCTGGCGCTGCTGCGCAACCCCGGCCCCATCGACCTGGTGGAACTGGCGCGCGAGCCGCGCTACGTGATGGAAACCACGCCGGTGCTCAAGGTGCTGGACGAACTGCGGGCGTCGCGCGACCACATGCTGATCGTTGTGGACGAGCACGGCGTGTGCGAAGGGCTGGTGACGCCGATGGACGTGCTGACCGCGGTGGCGGGCGAGCTTCCGGAACATGCCGAGGCGCCGCCGGAGGCGCTGCAACTGTCGGACGGATCATGGCTGCTCGATGGCCGGCTGGCGCTGGCCGAGGCGGCGCGGCTGCTGGACGCGGCGGAACTGGCCGATGACGCCGATGACGCCACGCTGGCCGGCCTGCTGCTGAGGGCGGAGGGGCGTATCCCGGAAACCGGCGATGTGGTCGCATGGCGCGATTGGCGCTTCGAGGTCACGCGCCGCGACGGCCTGCGCATCGACCAGGTCCATGCGCGCAAGGCGACCGACGCCACCGCCGCTACCGGCGCGGCCTGA
- a CDS encoding DUF748 domain-containing protein codes for MNAATPRRRSLLGKVLVILLAAAVLLAVLAWVGTRVAERRIAGLLGPRAQVGEVRLGFNEVVLTDVRIAGAAGMAPASARRVVAEPEWRSLLGQVAVFRRITVQGFDFAVLRGADGDMQISPALQAALREGHGGDAAARGRRPLRADAVILEEGRLDFIDAAVATPPHRIAFDHVSARLQPLVLPANDQRSDITFQGAVRDNRGGASTVQANGTLTLGGSDADITVAVRNMDVRHAAPYLAGNGAGSLSGGAMDLDMRTTIARRQLEASGVVALRDLAFSGDGSLFSLPRKAVLAALENRKGVLRMEFKLSGSLDNPKFSASRGFAAQIASGFGRAIGVGAEGAAGGVAGAVKDLGDAISDLFTQ; via the coding sequence ATGAATGCCGCCACGCCGCGCCGCCGCTCGCTCCTGGGCAAGGTCCTCGTCATCCTCCTGGCGGCCGCCGTGCTGCTGGCCGTGCTGGCCTGGGTCGGCACCCGGGTGGCGGAGCGGCGCATCGCCGGCCTGCTGGGGCCGCGCGCGCAGGTTGGCGAGGTGCGGCTGGGCTTCAACGAGGTGGTGTTGACGGACGTGAGGATTGCCGGCGCCGCGGGCATGGCGCCAGCCAGCGCGCGGCGGGTGGTGGCGGAACCCGAATGGCGCTCGCTGCTGGGGCAGGTCGCCGTCTTTCGCCGCATCACCGTGCAAGGTTTCGATTTTGCGGTGCTGCGCGGCGCCGACGGCGACATGCAGATTTCGCCGGCGTTGCAGGCCGCCCTGCGTGAAGGTCACGGCGGCGACGCCGCGGCGCGGGGCCGGCGGCCGCTGCGGGCCGATGCCGTCATCCTGGAGGAAGGCCGGCTGGATTTCATCGACGCCGCCGTTGCCACGCCGCCGCATCGCATTGCCTTCGACCACGTCTCGGCGCGCCTGCAACCGCTGGTGTTGCCCGCCAACGACCAGCGCAGCGACATCACGTTCCAGGGCGCGGTGCGCGACAACCGCGGCGGCGCGTCCACGGTGCAGGCCAACGGCACATTGACGCTCGGCGGCAGCGATGCCGACATCACGGTGGCGGTGCGCAACATGGACGTCCGTCACGCCGCGCCATACCTGGCCGGCAACGGCGCGGGATCGCTGTCCGGCGGCGCGATGGACCTGGACATGCGCACCACCATCGCCCGGCGCCAACTGGAGGCGTCGGGCGTGGTGGCGCTGCGCGACCTGGCATTCAGCGGCGACGGTTCGCTGTTTTCGTTGCCGCGCAAAGCCGTGCTGGCGGCGCTGGAGAATCGCAAGGGAGTCCTGCGTATGGAATTCAAGCTTTCCGGCAGCCTGGACAACCCCAAGTTTTCGGCCTCGCGCGGGTTCGCCGCGCAGATCGCGAGCGGCTTCGGCCGCGCCATCGGCGTGGGGGCCGAAGGCGCGGCCGGGGGCGTTGCCGGCGCGGTGAAAGACCTGGGCGACGCGATTTCCGACCTGTTCACCCAATGA